A genomic segment from Glycine max cultivar Williams 82 chromosome 1, Glycine_max_v4.0, whole genome shotgun sequence encodes:
- the LOC100813174 gene encoding pectinesterase PPME1, with product MASRTICFTIQVTLVVAFLTTKVVLSDDTVPIPANKAQLGEWYNTNVGPLDQRKSTMDPALVTAEEGAKVVKVMQDGSGEFKTITDAIKSIPSGNTKRVIIYIGAGNYNEKIKIEKTKPFVTLYGVPEKMPNLTFGGTAQQYGTVDSATLIVESDYFVAANIMISNTAPRPDPKTPGGQAVALRISGDKAAFYNCKMYGFQDTICDDRNRHFFKDCLIQGTMDYIFGSGKSLYVSTELRTLGDNGITVIVAQARKSETEDNAYSFVHCDVTGTGTGTFLGRAWMSHPRVVFAYSNMSDIVNKLGWSNNNHPEHDKTVRFGEYQNSGPGADPKGRATITKQLSETEVKPYITLAMIEGSKWLLPPPTPRV from the exons ATGGCTTCAAGAACTATATGTTTTACCATTCAAGTGACTCTTGTAGTAGCTTTTCTAACAACAAAGGTTGTTTTATCTGATGACACTGTGCCAATTCCCGCGAACAAAGCACAATTAGGTGAATGGTATAATACTAATGTGGGGCCTTTAGATCAAAGAAAGAGCACCATGGACCCAGCATTGGTGACTGCTGAAGAAGGCGCTAAGGTTGTAAAGGTGATGCAAGATGGCAGTGGGGAATTCAAGACCATCACTGATGCCATTAAAAGTATACCTAGTGGGAACACTAAGCGTGTAATTATTTACATTGGAGCTGGAAATTATAATgagaaaatcaaaattgagaAGACAAAGCCTTTTGTCACCTTGTATGGGGTACCAGAGAAAATGCCAAACTTGACTTTTGGGGGCACTGCACAACAATATGGCACTGTTGATAGTGCTACATTGATTGTTGAATCAGATTATTTTGTGGCAGCTAACATCATGATCTCG AACACTGCACCGAGACCTGATCCAAAAACGCCAGGAGGTCAAGCAGTGGCATTGCGTATTTCGGGTGACAAAGCAGCATTTTATAATTGCAAGATGTATGGATTCCAGGACACAATTTGCGATGATAGGAATAGACATTTTTTCAAAGACTGCTTAATTCAAGGCACCATGGATTATATTTTTGGAAGTGGGAAGTCACTATATGTG AGTACTGAGTTAAGAACGCTTGGCGACAATGGGATTACTGTTATAGTGGCACAAGCAAGGAAAAGCGAGACAGAGGACAATGCCTACTCATTTGTACATTGTGACGTTACTGGAACTGGGACTGGCACTTTCTTGGGGAGAGCATGGATGTCTCATCCTAGAGTGGTCTTTGCATACAGCAACATGAGTGACATTGTAAATAAATTAGGGTGGAGTAACAACAATCACCCTGAACATGACAA AACTGTTCGTTTTGGAGAGTATCAGAACTCGGGACCTGGTGCAGACCCCAAAGGGCGTGCTACTATAACTAAGCAACTAAGTGAAACGGAGGTCAAACCTTACATAACACTTGCGATGATTGAAGGCTCCAAATGGCTACTTCCTCCTCCAACTCCCAGGGTTTAA